The Polyodon spathula isolate WHYD16114869_AA chromosome 13, ASM1765450v1, whole genome shotgun sequence genome includes a region encoding these proteins:
- the LOC121326139 gene encoding zinc finger protein 503-like, with amino-acid sequence MITSPSVSALRNSNNQTWESSGSLNNSSATNLNKPFLHSVPPSDPIRQANRLPIKVLKMLTARTGHILHPEYLQPLPSTPVSPIELDAKKSPLALLAQTCSQIGKPDPPASSKLSSVTSNGSSDKDSKSGPLKLSDIGVEDKSSFKPYSKLSEKKDSGVSSGEKSGFRVPSATCQPFTPRTGSPSSSTSASPLPSEGKPGDSQDKKDSESNKNSTSEGSGASSISHSRISVSCAGINVEVNQHQDTNSGSKSATSDSLSVSSASSASVLGSGLVAPVSPYKPGQTVFPLPPAGMSYPGSLAGAYAGYPHQFLHHGVTLDPTKSNSLVNAQLASSLGCSKAGSSPLAGASPPSMMSASICRDPYCLSYHCASHLTGAASAQCAHDSAAVAALKSGYPLVYQTHPLHSVHSSPPSFAGHPLYPYGFMLPNDPLPHVCNWVSANGPCDKRFSSSEELLNHLRTHTAFTGTEKLISGYPSSSSLASAAAAAMACHMHMPPTGAPGSPSTLALRSPHHALGLSSRYHPYSKSPLPTGAPVPVPAATGPYYSPYALYGQRLTTASALGYQ; translated from the exons ATGATCACATCGCCCTCGGTCTCAGCTCTAAGAAATAGTAATAATCAAACCTGGGAGAGCAGCGGATCTTTGAATAACAGCTCCGCGACAAATCTCAACAAGCCCTTTCTCCACTCCGTTCCTCCTTCGGATCCAATAAGGCAAGCTAATCGCCTTCCCATCAAGGTGTTGAAAATGCTTACGGCACGGACAGGACACATTCTGCACCCAGAGTATCTCCAGCCCCTGCCGTCTACACCCGTTAGCCCAATCGAG CTTGATGCCAAGAAAAGTCCACTGGCCCTTTTGGCTCAAACTTGCTCGCAAATCGGAAAACCAGACCCTCCAGCCTCTTCTAAACTCTCCTCAGTAACATCTAATGGATCTAGTGACAAAGACTCCAAATCCGGTCCATTGAAACTGAGTGACATAGGAGTGGAAGACAAATCGAGTTTCAAACCATACTCAAAACTATCTGAGAAGAAGGACTCCGGGGTTTCCAGTGGAGAGAAATCTGGTTTCCGCGTGCCTAGCGCCACCTGCCAGCCATTTACTCCAAGGACAGGCAGTCCCAGCTCCAGCACTTCTGCATCCCCGCTGCCATCAGAGGGCAAACCAGGAGACAGTCAAGACAAGAAAGACTCCGAATCTAATAAAAATAGCACATCTGAGGGGTCTGGAGCCTCTAGCATCAGCCACAGCAGGATAAGTGTGAGTTGTGCTGGAATAAATGTAGAGGTCAACCAACACCAGGATACTAATTCGGGGTCAAAATCTGCAACTTCAGACTCTTTATCAGTATCTTCAGCCTCATCTGCATCAGTACTTGGATCTGGTCTTGTAGCTCCTGTTTCACCATATAAACCAGGACAGACTGTTTTTCCACTTCCACCGGCTGGCATGTCATACCCTGGGTCTTTGGCCGGGGCCTATGCTGGCTATCCACATCAGTTCCTGCACCACGGAGTGACTTTAGACCCAACCAAGTCCAACAGCCTAGTCAATGCCCAGCTTGCCAGTTCACTAGGCTGCAGTAAGGCAGGATCTAGCCCCTTAGCTGGAGCCTCACCACCTTCAATGATGTCTGCTAGTATTTGTAGAGACCCTTACTGCTTGAGCTACCACTGTGCAAGTCACCTGACTGGGGCTGCCAGTGCACAGTGTGCACACGACTCTGCAGCTGTAGCAGCTCTTAAATCTGGATACCCGCTGGTATACCAAACGCACCCATTGCACAGCGTCCACTCCTCCCCACCATCATTTGCTGGGCACCCCTTATACCCTTACGGCTTCATGCTCCCCAACGATCCCCTGCCACACGTCTGCAACTGGGTGTCGGCCAATGGACCTTGTGACAAGCGTTTTTCCTCCTCTGAAGAACTCCTGAACCACCTGCGAACCCACACAGCTTTCACTGGAACAGAAAAGCTCATATCCGGTTACCCAAGCTCATCATCTTTAgccagtgcagcagcagcagctatggCTTGCCACATGCACATGCCCCCAACAGGAGCCCCTGGGAGCCCCAGCACATTAGCACTCAGGAGCCCACACCATGCTTTGGGACTGAGCAGTCGCTACCACCCTTATTCAAAGAGCCCCTTACCAACTGGTGCACCAGTGCCAGTACCTGCGGCCACAGGACCATATTACTCTCCATACGCACTGTACGGACAAAGACTGACCACAGCATCTGCACTGGGatatcagtaa